DNA from Canis lupus baileyi chromosome 6, mCanLup2.hap1, whole genome shotgun sequence:
GGAATTTATTACCCTGTGCTGTGTGACTGTTCACTTCTATCACCTGCTAAATGATTTATTATGTGCAAGGCAGGGATGCCAGCTACCTTCCTGCCACATgaaaggcactcaataaatgcttttttttttttttaatgacttaaaaaaataaaatccgaGGCTGAACAGTCGTTTTGGCTGAGTGGATCTGAGCAAAATAAAACTAGATAGAAAACCTCTTGCAGCAAAACAGCACTGTGCCTCCCAACACCACACTGAAGTCACTTGGGTGCTATGTGCTGTTTGGGGCCACCATGGCACAGCATCTCATCCTGGGGTGGGCCAGGAGGTTTGACTATATTCTTAGGGGGTTGGTGTCTGGGATCTTATGGGTTTGGGTCTGAATGAAGTTGAGGGTTAGGTTAAGGCTTGGGCTGGGAGAGGTCTGTCTGGGTCAGGCTTGGGCAAAAGGGAACAGGGCATAGAGCCGGGCTGAGGGTACATGTAGGGTTAGGGatgagaggggggcagaggatgAGGCAAGGGCAAGAGAGCAGGAGGGGGCCGAGGCTGAGGGCTCATTGAGGCTTGGGGTGATgatggagctggggctggagctggggaggAGTGTGGGGCTAGGCTGGGGCCTGGAGTTGGGGATGTGGTTGGGCCTGCGGCTTCCTCTACACGAACTCCCTCTCCCTGCAGTGGCTGGGGCTCTGAGGATCCTCCCAGAAGTAAAGATGGAGGGAATGCTTGGTGGATCCATTACCATTGAGTGCCCACTTCCCCAAATGCACGTGAGGCTCTATCTGTGCCGGGAAATAGCCGAATCCGGAGTATGTGCCACCGTGGTATCCAACAAGAACTTCGTCAAGGAAGAGTACAAGCACCGAGTCACCCTGAAGCCTTGTCCAGATAGGAAGCTGTTCCTAGTAGAGGTCACCGAGCTGACCAAGAGTGACAGTGGCATCTATGCCTGTGGAACCGGCATGAACACAGACCGGGGCAAGACCCAACAAGTCACCCTGAGTGTCCACAGTGGTAGGTACCCCCGGCTCAGTGCTCCCAGCAAATGTCCCCACCTGGGAAGGCTGGCACAGCCCTCAAAGTAGAGCAGTCCCCAGACTGTCCTGCTACCGCCATGTCAGCCAGTCCAAAGATGATCGGGATTTATAGAGTTGAAACCTCACAGTCCCCAAAATTTCCTATCCAAACCATAGGAAAGGAACAAGACAAGCGCTCTCCTAGTGTTGTTCCGGATCCACCCTACCCAAGGTCTGAGAGCACTGGGGGCTTTAGATCGAGGAGAGGCTCCGAGACAGGAGGAAATCGGAAGCAAAAGGGCATAATTGTCCTACATAGTTGTCCCGTGAGAAATATCAGGGATTTCAAGTCACATTTGTAGACCAGACTTGGCACTTGATAATCTGATCCTTTCCATATATCTTCTTCCAAATCCCAtctttctccctgcctccactGACTTTCCAACTCCTAGGCAGCACCAAGTCAACAACCTAGAATCCCAGTGGCCTCTGGTGCCAAGGTTGACCGAGGGGGTGGAAGGTATCATGAAAGAGCCTATCATTCAGGGAAGTCTCCAGCCCATGGCTTATTCGGCTCTTCCTGCTGgactctgcccccagcccctcgtCCGCCTCACCGCCATCCACCCTGGCTGAGCCCGCTTCCACTCCTACCAACGTCCCTTTCCCAGGCCTGTTCTCGGAACCCACCAGTGtttccccctccccttgcctCCACAGAGTATGACCTATTCTGGGAAGAGGAGCCGATGCCTGAGCCTCCAAGTTGGTTTCATAAATTCCTACACATGCCGATGCCCCCTTGGTTCAAGATGCCCCCACCTCCCAGTTCTTTCGAATTCATCCCTAAAGGTCAGTTCAACCGAAGCCAGGgtaggagagggggagggagagatgacGTGGCATTGTGGCAGTGGAGGAGGGGGGACGTGTTCAGTTCGCGGAGTGGTTGCAGAGCACAGGTGAGTCTCAGATGGGTATTTCCCTGTCCTGGGAGAGGGTACCTCTCTGAGATTAGTGTCCTATGTGCTTCCCGCCCACCTTTAAAGGCTGGTCAGGACTAGTTGCAGGACTGAACACATCACCACCAGGTGGCACCACAAGGAATGAAGTTCATGCTTCATTCACAAAATCTTAGGTCTCTATGAATGACCTGTGGAAACCCAGACTGGGCCGACCTCTTCCAGCCAGAGTCCCTCATGCCTCCTGCCCATAGGGTTGTCTACGTTTGCTGGAATACGGTGATTTTAACAATTCTGTTTTGCAATAAAAAGACCGATGACCTTACCAAGGGTACTTTTACATCCTacattctttttctgtcttaaaCGCATTTTGACAGGCAACTATCTCCATCATATCCTCCCGTCTATCTTGTGAGGGTAGATACATTAATTGAACAATTGTCACACTAGAGGACTCTGCTGAGTGCCAAGAGGGATAGTGTAACCGAGCATCCCATATACCCACGGTTATGACTGTCAGGCGTGGGATGAAGGAGAATAGCCAAGCACACACATACAGCATAAAGCAGAGGAGGGATGGAACTACAAATAGGGTTTTCTCCATGCTCAGAGGAGGACAAGCTCCTCTGCCTGGGAGGTCAGAGAAGGCCTCTTGGAGGCAATGGCATTTGAAGCAAATATACATAGAATTTACTTGGTGTAGAGAACGTATTGAGAAGGCATTTCAGGCCGTGAGGACAGTCTAGGTGAAGGGAAAGAGTGTGTTCCAGAAAGGGAGGGTGACCCAATCCTGCTGGAGACTACAGAGTGTGTGGAGGGAAGGTCACTTTTTCCCTGTTATCTCCTGCAGTGGTAACACCAGCTCCAAGGACTGAGGCCCCTCCAGCAGTTCACTCCTCCCCCCCGATCCCAATCTCTCACCACCTTCGAGTTTCCAGAGCATCTTCAGTAGCAGCTTCCAAGCCCCCAACCCTCCTGCCCTCCACCATAGCCTCAAAGACCTCAGCTCCGGAGGCACTGCCGAGGCCCCAGACGGCCAGCTACAACTACCACACCAGGCTTCACAGGCAGAGGTAAGAGGTCTCCACCCATCCAGGAAGGGCTAGAGGTCAGGCAAAGGAGTCTAGAGTTAGAAGATCCCCTGAAGTCTTCCTGCAACACCCGCCATCCCAGACCCTTCTTGGCTCCAGGCCACTGTGGACTCTACTACCCATGAGTGTAGCACGTTACCTCGGTCGTCCAATGACAAGAATACACTTGTCCATGCCCAGCAGGAGATCCTGTAGAAATGAGACCCGAATCTTTAAGTCCCTCAGCATTCATTCAGATCTGCCTTGAGggagaatctaaataaaaataaaaaccaacgaCGAAACTATTAACCATTAAAATCCACTTCAcctgttttctttcactttttcagtGTGGCTATTAGGAAATTTAAATTGCATCTGTGACCTAGTGTTTCTACTGAACAGCAGCACTGGCCTCAAGGCTGGGGCACACCCAGGAAAGTGCTGCAATGGACCCCCAGGGGGCAGCATTGGCCCAGTCTCCAAAGAAAACCTATAATAATTGGAATTATTTTTGCCTAAGCAAAGACAAGCATGTTAGCAAGAAAAGAGACCTCCAACATCATTTGGGTTTTAGAGGTGAGGAACTGAGGTCATGAGAACTACGTGGCCTATATAGAACCAGGACTCCTGACTCCTAGTTCAGTAGACTGCACCAGAATCCAAGTCAATTCaaccaacatttttttaattaattaatttatttatttgagagagagagagcacaaacggaGGAGCAGAAAGATAGGGAGACAgactctcaggcagactccctgctgagcgtggagcctgacatggggctcgatcaagttcacgaccctgagatcatgacctgagttgaaaccaaccGTGGGACCCTTGGGTGCCCCTCAACCAATGTTTGCTTAGTTTCTACTACCTGCCAGGCATCGTGTTCCATCCTGAAAGTGTAAGAAAGATGAAAACATGCCATAACCAGGTCTGATCTTACTAAGGCCAGTCTGACTGTGATGAGGGTGGTAGCTGGTATAAACACAAGAACTGAGgacagtgagagaaaaaaaaatggattctagTTTGTCATGAttgcaaagaaaagagaactgatGTACTGAGGTTTCAACCTGTAGAGCAAATAGACGGAAGACCTTCTAAGATGAGGGCACCCCATGAGAGAAACATCTTTTTCCACGGTTATAAGAAACTTAATTTGTTTAGTCTTTGCACTAATCTTGTAAGAAAAGTGAGATGCAAACAATCAGAAGGGGAACTGACATCCGATTGCCGCCTGGACCAGGTGCTTTCACTTCTTTATATCTACAATTTTGTTTTGCCCTTTAACAGTTCTGTGAAATAGGTTTTACTACACCCATCCCTGGAGATGAGGTTCGGAGACGTCCGGGGACtgattcaaggtcacacagccagtagaCAGCTGAACCTGAATCTGAATCCAGGTTTCGTGACTCCGTAGACAAGGCTctttgggggagagggggaggttTTGTTAGCCAAGGGACAGACCTGTGAGCCATCTCCAAAACAACTGGCTACCCAGGAGTGCTGCCTTAAacctccctcctcccagaccTCATCTTCCCTCTCGCTCTGCTTCCATCCTCAGAGCCTTCCACCAGGACCCCGTGCCTGGGTTGGAAGACCAAGGATTTCAcatcctggtccccaccaccCTGGCCCTCATCCTGCTGGCACTGCTGGGGCTGCTGATGAAAAGGGTCATTCAGAGGAGGAAAGGTGAGCGGCTTGGGGAGGGCGAGGTGCGCGCCGAAAGGGCCCAGAACATTCGGACTCCgctggaccccccccccccccttgcagGGGACACTCGGGAGCTTCAGCTGagcagcctggggcaggaggaaCGTGGGAGGGGGTGCGTGATCTGGAGATGGGGGCCAGGAGGGCGCCTGGCTCCGCCGGCCTGCAGAGGGCGGCAGGGCTGGCCTTACACCCTCCGAGCACCTCCTCTGCAGACCCGGCCGGGCCGGGGAGGGAGCCCCGAGGGCGGGCGCGGTGGCCGCGGGCCCCTGACGCCGTTCTCCTCTCGCCCCGGCTTCCCGGGGCAGCCCTCTCCAGGCGGGCCCGCCGCGCGGCCGTGAGGATGCGCGCCCTCGAGGCGTCCCAGCGGCCTCCGCCGCATCGGCCCCGCGGGTCGCAGCCGCCGCGCTCGCAGAACAACATCTACACCGCCTGCCCGCGGCGCGCTCGAGCGGCGGACGCGGAGGGTGAGCTGCGCGCTGGGCGCGCCCCCGGggacggcggggcgggggcggggccagggcctgGCGGGGctcggctgggggcggggccggggcggggccggggcgggcaggACCCGCGGGCGCGCTGCAGCCGCAGAAACCCGCGCCTCCAGGATCGCCCCGCGCCTGGGCGCCAGCTCGACCTTCCCTGGGCTTCCCggggggccgggcgggccgggggcggggccgtgccggggagggggcggggccagggccgggcgggggcggggcctgcctgACAGGGGCGGGGCGTACCCGAGGCCACGCCTTCACCTCCGTCTCCGCGTCCCCTTAGGCGTCCCTCCTCTCCCCGGCTCCCGACCCTCGGCGCCACCTGTCGCTCCGCAGGTAAGCTCCGCCCCGCCCCTGATTGGCAGCCGCGGCGCCAgacctgggtggggagggtgggggggcgggggcggcctgtTAGCCGGAGGGCGGGGCTGTCCCAGCAGCTCCAGTCTGGGAAGAGGTGGCGTCAGTCTCCCCGGACTGCCCCGCAATTGTAATAGGGCTTCGCTACCGGCTTCCGGGGGCAGGTGGGGTGAGCGCGCGCTCAGCGGGGCGATGGATGGCAACTCTACAGACAAGCACTGGCGCACGAGAGAGCTGCGATCGCCAGGGCCTTGAGGGATTGGAATCTACCCAGTTTCATCTTAATAGGAGGGAGAACTTTCTAGTAAGCCCTGCAGGACGAGAGGAGGTAGTTTGCCCATCACTGGAGTTTGCGGAAGCCTGGCCTAGAGGATGACTTGGCAGATAGATGTCAAGATGTAGATAGGATTCAAGGCTTGGGTGAGGAGGAGTCCCCTGGAAATGTAGGAATGGACATAGGGAGCTCCTGTTCCTATCAATGGCCGTTGGCACATGGGTAAAAAGTACTCAAACTGTTCATTCATCTCTGTTGATCCAAATTATGAAGAGAATGTATTTTATTCTCTAAAGTAGCCCACAGTAGATAAACACTACTACTACTCTTGCCTCAGGAACTGGGAAAAAACTAAGTGTGGCAAATGTTCCGGTTTCATTTAGGGCGTAGACTAAGCTAATGCACCAGACCCTAAGCCACAGAGCTCACAACACGGAAGCCTGTTTCCCTCCCAAGGTAAAGCAGGGGGCCAGGAAGAGATAGAGGAAGCCACCAGGTCACCCAGGGACTCAAACACCTTGTCTGGTTGCTCTACTGTCCCCTGGAGTCTTGCCTGGTCCACCGTCCATACTCAATCACCAACATCCATGTCTACATTCCAGCccataagagaaagagagagggaccGTAGACCATAACCCCGAGGTTTCACACATCACTTCCAGTCACGTCCTACCGGCCATGACTTAGTCATGCAACCACACCTATCTTCAAGGGAGGCTGAGAAATGGAGTCCCTAACCCGGCCATGGTGtgccttattaaaaagagacTGTGATCCCCAGTAACAAGTAACAGCTCTGCCACAGTCACCGCCAGCTTCTTGACCGTGTCCT
Protein-coding regions in this window:
- the FCMR gene encoding immunoglobulin mu Fc receptor isoform X1, which codes for MDLWLWSLCFLPVAGALRILPEVKMEGMLGGSITIECPLPQMHVRLYLCREIAESGVCATVVSNKNFVKEEYKHRVTLKPCPDRKLFLVEVTELTKSDSGIYACGTGMNTDRGKTQQVTLSVHSEYDLFWEEEPMPEPPSWFHKFLHMPMPPWFKMPPPPSSFEFIPKVVTPAPRTEAPPAVHSSPPIPISHHLRVSRASSVAASKPPTLLPSTIASKTSAPEALPRPQTASYNYHTRLHRQRAFHQDPVPGLEDQGFHILVPTTLALILLALLGLLMKRVIQRRKALSRRARRAAVRMRALEASQRPPPHRPRGSQPPRSQNNIYTACPRRARAADAEGVPPLPGSRPSAPPVAPQASEVLWLHAPSLKTSCDYVSCYREPAANAEDTDSDDYVNIPYLTHLSSCPPGPRPWCQ
- the FCMR gene encoding immunoglobulin mu Fc receptor isoform X2; the protein is MPANIALVAGALRILPEVKMEGMLGGSITIECPLPQMHVRLYLCREIAESGVCATVVSNKNFVKEEYKHRVTLKPCPDRKLFLVEVTELTKSDSGIYACGTGMNTDRGKTQQVTLSVHSEYDLFWEEEPMPEPPSWFHKFLHMPMPPWFKMPPPPSSFEFIPKVVTPAPRTEAPPAVHSSPPIPISHHLRVSRASSVAASKPPTLLPSTIASKTSAPEALPRPQTASYNYHTRLHRQRAFHQDPVPGLEDQGFHILVPTTLALILLALLGLLMKRVIQRRKALSRRARRAAVRMRALEASQRPPPHRPRGSQPPRSQNNIYTACPRRARAADAEGVPPLPGSRPSAPPVAPQASEVLWLHAPSLKTSCDYVSCYREPAANAEDTDSDDYVNIPYLTHLSSCPPGPRPWCQ
- the FCMR gene encoding immunoglobulin mu Fc receptor isoform X3; the encoded protein is MDLWLWSLCFLPVAGALRILPEVKMEGMLGGSITIECPLPQMHVRLYLCREIAESGVCATVVSNKNFVKEEYKHRVTLKPCPDRKLFLVEVTELTKSDSGIYACGTGMNTDRGKTQQVTLSVHSEYDLFWEEEPMPEPPSWFHKFLHMPMPPWFKMPPPPSSFEFIPKVVTPAPRTEAPPAVHSSPPIPISHHLRVSRASSVAASKPPTLLPSTIASKTSAPEALPRPQTASYNYHTRLHRQRAFHQDPVPGLEDQGFHILVPTTLALILLALLGLLMKRVIQRRKGVPPLPGSRPSAPPVAPQASEVLWLHAPSLKTSCDYVSCYREPAANAEDTDSDDYVNIPYLTHLSSCPPGPRPWCQ